ACCTCGGCGGTGCGCAGGCTGACGCAGCCCGTGCCGGTCAGACGGTCCAGCACGCTGGGCGAGGCGAACATCACGTCCACGGCGCCCCTGACATCGCGCCAGCCCGCACGCAGGCGGTCCAGCAGGCCGCGGCAGGCGGCGGGATCCAGATCCCGGCTGACGCCGCCGGGGCAGACCAGACCGCGCCCGAAGCGGTTGCCGCAGATCTCGGCGGTCATGTTGAGGAAGTCGCCGCGGATGCGGCCGTTCCAGGACGAGGTGGGCAAAAAGCCCGTATCGCCCGCGATGGCGCCCAGATCGCCGGTGTGGTTGGCCAGGCGTTCGAACTCCAGGCCCATGCGCCGCAGCAGCTGGGCGCGCAGCGGCACGCTGACGCCCGCCAGACGTTCCAGCACCACGCAGTAGGCCGTGCAGTGGCCCACGCTGGTATCCCCGGCCACGCATTCCATGAGCGCGGCATCGCGCAGGTGCGGGCCTCCGGCCAGCATCTTTTCCACGCCGCGGTGCTGGAAGCCCAGGCTGATCTCCAGATTGAGCACGTTCTCGCCGTAGCACTGGAAGCGGAAGTGCCCGGGCTCGATGATGCCCGCATGCACGGGGCCCACGGCCACTTCGTGGACCTCGCTGCCCTCCACGCGGTAGTGGTCGCACTGGGCCGGGCCGGGACGCTCCGCGCCCGGGGCGGGCGTGGTGTAGCGCACGGGCTTGAGCCAGGGGTGGCCCTCGGGCACGATGCCCCAGGCCTCGTGGACCTCACGCTCGAAGCGCTGGAGCTGGGGGCACTCCAGGCTCATGGACGCATAGCGGTCCAGCGGCAGGCAGCGGGAGGCCCACAGTTCCTGCTGCCGGTCATGGGCCATGACGCAGCACAGACCGGCGGCGGCCGTATTGCCCGCCACCAGCGCCAGCTCGCCCGGGGCGTACAGGGCCCGGGGCAGGCCGAAGAAGGCCAGCACGCGCCAGCCGTGCGCCACCTGCGTCAGGATGGCGGCCCTCAGGGAGGCCGCGTCAAGACAGGGGATGTCGGCCAGTCTGGCCGGGGAAGCATAGGAAAAACGCATGGTCTAGCCTCCAATGAGGGCCGCGCCGGCGCGCAGCAGCTTTTCGACGCCGTCGGGCATCCAGAAACCCAGCAGCAGCACGCCCAGGCCCAGGGTCATGGGCGGCAGTACGCTCAGGGCGGACTCACGCGGGCATTCGGGCATGTCGGTGGGGCGGGTGCCCTGGAACATGCGCAGCACGGCCACGGACATGCCCACGAAGATGATGGCCAGGGCCAGCAGGTACAGGGCGGCCACCAGCCACTGGCCCTGCTGCAGGATGCCCTTGAGGATCAGGAACTCGCTGACGAACAGGCCGAACGGCGGCGAGCCCACGATGGCCAGGAAACCGCCCATCCACAGGGCGCCGGTGACGGGCATGGTCCAGCGCAGGCCGTGCACGTCGTAGCTGGAATAGGTGTGGTAGCGGGCCAGGATGTTGCCGGCCAGCAGGAAGAGCATGCACTTGGTCAGCGAATGGCACACGGCATGCAGCATGCCGCCGAAGGCCGCGGCGCCGCCCAGGCCCACGGCCAGGGCCAGGATGCCCATGTGCTCCACGCTGGAGTAGGCCAGCATGCGCTTGTAGTGGCCCTGTCCCACGATGAAGATGGCGGCCACGAACATGGAGACCAGGCCGAAGAAGACCAGCAGCGTGCCGCTGAACCCGCCCAGGCCCGCGCCCAGCATGATCTGGTGCCCGCGCAGGATGCCCAGGAAGGCGCAGTTGAGCAGGGCGCCGGACAGCAGGGCCGAGACCAGCGAGGGGGCCTGGCTGTGGGCGTCGGGCAGCCAGTTGTGCAGGGGCGCCAGGCCCATCTTGGTGCCGTAGCCCACCAGCAGGAAGATGAAGGCCGCCTTGAGCCAGGGCAGATAGGTGGCCGCGCTCTGGGGCGCATCCAGCACGGCCAGGGCATCGGCGCGCTGCCGGGCCAGATGGCGGAAGGCCTCCACCTGGTCCATGCTCTCCACCGGCGGCACGCCGGGCTCGTAGAAGGCCACGGAAAGCAGGATGTTGCCCAGCAGGGCCAGGGCGATGCCCACGGAACAGATGATGAGGTATTTCCAGGTGGCTTCCAGCGACTGCTTGTGGCGGTGGAAGTAGATGAGGGGCGCGCTGGACAGGGTGGTGATCTCGATGCCCACCCACAGGGCGCCCAGATGGCGCGTGGTGGTGACCAGCGTCATGGCCGAGAGGAAGAAGCACAGGCAGGCCGTGAAGCGGCGTTCCGGGGCATTGGTGAAGGCCCGGCCGTCCAGGATGCTGGCACGTTCGGTGATCCGGGCCTCGTCGCGCAGATAGCCCACGCCGTAGACCGAGGCCACCAGAAAGAGCACGCTGGCCAGCACGAGGAAGAGCGTGCCCAGCGCGTCAGGCGCCAGCAGACCGGCCAGGGCCTGCGGATGCAGGCCGCCGCTCACGTCGGCGGCCAGTTTGAGGGAAAGGGCCGTGTGCAGCACGGCCGTGAGCAGGAGCAGGCCGCGGCAGACGGTGGTATTGCCCAGCAGCAGCATGAGCAGTCCGGCGCACAGGGGCGCAAACAGCAGACATTCCAGCATGGTCGCCCCCTAGTCGCGCAGATCGTGGAAGCCTACGTCGATGGATTCGAACGTGTGGCTGATGTGGTTGATGGCGATGCCCATGACGAAGACCGCCACGAAGATGTCCAGCAGCAGGGTCAGCTCGAACCAGACGGCACCGGCCGTCATGAGCGGGATGCCCAGCAGGAAGATGCCGTTTTCGGCCACCAGATAGCCCATGACCTGCGAGAGCGCCGTGGCGCGGCCCACCACCAGCAAGAGGCCGCAGAACAGCGTGGTCAGGCCGGCGGGCAGGAGCAGGGGCGGGAAGAGGCCGGGCGTCATGGGCAGGCGGCCTTCCAGCCAGAGCGAGAAGACCAGGCAGGCCAGACCGGTGAGCACGGCCAGGCCGAAGCCCAGACGGGGCTTGATGTGCGGATCGGCACCGATCTGGCGCCGGGTGCGGTGCAGCAGCCAGGGGAGCAGGCCGCCCTTGATGAGCAGCACGGCCACGGCCAGCAGGGCATGGTCATGCATGAGCAGCAGGCCGCCCAGCAGGATGCCCTGCGCGGTCACCAGATTGATGAGCGTGCGCAGGCGGCCCATGCCCAGCAGGGCCAGGTTGTTGAGCGTCAGCAGGAAGAGGAAGAACTGGAAAAGAGCGCTCATGGTTTACCTCACCTGGGTCAGGATCAGGGCCAGGGCCGAAAGCACGGCCGCGCCGCCCAGCAGCACGGGCACCTTCTGCATGCGCAGACGGGCCATGACGGATTCCACTATGCCCACCAGCACGGCCACGGCGAAGATGCAGGCCAGCCAGCACAGGCTCTGCTGCCACAGGGGCAGGTCGGGCACCAGGATGCCCGCGGGCAGGGCCGCGAAGAACCACAGCTTGAGGGCCGCGCCGTACTCGATGAAGGAGAGGCTGGGGCCGGAGTGGTCCAGGATCATGACCTCGTGGATCATGGTCAGTTCCAGATGGGTGGTGGGGTCGTCCACGGGGATGCGGCTGTTCTCCACCAGCAGCAGCACGAAGAAGACCATCGGCACCAGCAGCAGCTCGGCGCGTCCCAGCAGCCATTCGTGGGCCGGGCGGCCGCCCAGCATGCCGGAAAGGGAAAGCGCATCGTGCATGCCTAGGGCGGAGCCCACGCCCACCAGGGTCAGCAGGCAGAGGAAGAGCACCGGCTCGGACAGGGCCGAGAAGGCGGCCTCGCGGCTGGCGCCCATGCCTTCAAAGGAGGAGCCCGTGTCCAGGGCGGCCAGCATGGTCAGAAAGCGGCCCAGGCCCAGCAGGTAGGCGGCCAGCAAAAAGTCGCCGGAAAAACGCAGCGGCGAGGCCATGCCGCCCAGGGGCAGCAGGGCTAGGGCGCAGAGCACCGTGGCCAGGCCCACCACCGGGCCCAGCGTGAAGACGGGCGTGGTCACATGGCTGATGACCTCGCCCTTGCGCAGGCCCTTGACGATGTCGAAGTACAATTGCAGCACAGGCTTGCCGTGCCTGCCCGCCACCTTGGCCTTGACACGGGCTATGATGCCCGGCAGCAGCGGCGCCAGCAGCAGGGCCAGCGCATACTGGAAACAGTAGAAGGCGAGATCGCTCATGCGTGCAGCCCCCAGGCCAGCAACGCCACCAGCGTGGCGAGGATGTAAAGGATATAGAGATGGATCTTGCCGTGTTGCAGGATCTTGCACATGTTGCAGAGCTTCTCCACGCCTTCGAACAGCGGCGTGAACAGGCCCGTGCGCAGACGGTCGGGGGCGGAGATGGCCACAGACGCCTTGCCGGGGAAGTAGCGGCCGTCCAGCTCCTGATGCACCTTCAGGCCCATGGCGCCGCCGAAGAGGCGGCCCAGCGGCTCGGAGAAGGAAGCGTCCGTGTACTGCACGCGCGCCGTCCCGTACCGGTAGCCGCAGCCCCAGGTCTCCTCGCGGCGCAGACGGCCGGCGATGCAGGCCTTGCGCAGCAGCCACAGGGCGGCCACCAGGGCCAGCAGCACCATGCCCACCAGCGAGACCGTGCCCAGCATGTCGGCCACGCGCAGCATGACCTGCTGTCCGGCGGCCGGATCGGGCAGGGGCGCGTTGACCGTGCTGATGAGCCAGCGGAAGCAGTGGCCGGAGGCCAGGCCGCCGGCCACGCAGAGGAAGGCCGGGATGGCCAGGGGCCAGAGGTCACGGGGACGGGGGCGGTGGGCCTCTTCCACGCAGCGGCTGCGCGGCGCGCCCAGGAAGGTGATGCCGTAAGCCTTGGCATAGGTGGCGGCGGCCAGACCGGAGACCAGGCCCAGCACCACCAGCGCCATGAGCAGGCCCAGCTGCTGTTCCACACCGGGCAGGCTGGAGCCGTCCAGCAGGGAAAGGGCCAGCACGAATTCACCGGCAAAGCCGTTGAAGGGCGGGAAGCAGGCGATGGAGACCGCGCCGATGCCGAAGGCGGCGCCCACCAGGGGCATGCGCTGCTGCAGGCCGCCCAGCAGGTCCATGCGCACCGTGCCGGTGGCGTGCAGCACCTCGCCGGCGGTGAGGAAGAGCAGGCCCTTGAAGGCCGAGTGGTTGAGCATGTGGAACATGGCACCGGCCAGGCCCAGGGTGCCGATCCAGCTGTTGCCGCTGTGGCTGCCGATGAGCCAGGCCCCCACGCCCATGAGCATGAGGCCCATGTTCTCCACGCTGGAGTAGGCCAGCAGGCGTTTGAGGTTGCTCTGGGCCAGGGCCTTGAGGATGCCCATCAGCGCCGTGCCCAGGCCCAGGAACAGGGCCAGCCAGCCCCACCAGGC
This is a stretch of genomic DNA from Desulfovibrio piger. It encodes these proteins:
- a CDS encoding hydrogenase, which translates into the protein MRFSYASPARLADIPCLDAASLRAAILTQVAHGWRVLAFFGLPRALYAPGELALVAGNTAAAGLCCVMAHDRQQELWASRCLPLDRYASMSLECPQLQRFEREVHEAWGIVPEGHPWLKPVRYTTPAPGAERPGPAQCDHYRVEGSEVHEVAVGPVHAGIIEPGHFRFQCYGENVLNLEISLGFQHRGVEKMLAGGPHLRDAALMECVAGDTSVGHCTAYCVVLERLAGVSVPLRAQLLRRMGLEFERLANHTGDLGAIAGDTGFLPTSSWNGRIRGDFLNMTAEICGNRFGRGLVCPGGVSRDLDPAACRGLLDRLRAGWRDVRGAVDVMFASPSVLDRLTGTGCVSLRTAEVFGMVGVAARACGLPRDARRHAPLSRLPLEDTDIRTAQGGDVLGRATVRRLEVADSVRLVEADLQHLARLGEEEKLNGSESDAALWRAPMPGALPGGMLAVAQVEGWRGELCHVAVTDAEGRFGVYKIYDPSWHNWSGLEMALRGEQISDFPLCNKSFNLSYCGHDL
- a CDS encoding proton-conducting transporter membrane subunit, encoding MLECLLFAPLCAGLLMLLLGNTTVCRGLLLLTAVLHTALSLKLAADVSGGLHPQALAGLLAPDALGTLFLVLASVLFLVASVYGVGYLRDEARITERASILDGRAFTNAPERRFTACLCFFLSAMTLVTTTRHLGALWVGIEITTLSSAPLIYFHRHKQSLEATWKYLIICSVGIALALLGNILLSVAFYEPGVPPVESMDQVEAFRHLARQRADALAVLDAPQSAATYLPWLKAAFIFLLVGYGTKMGLAPLHNWLPDAHSQAPSLVSALLSGALLNCAFLGILRGHQIMLGAGLGGFSGTLLVFFGLVSMFVAAIFIVGQGHYKRMLAYSSVEHMGILALAVGLGGAAAFGGMLHAVCHSLTKCMLFLLAGNILARYHTYSSYDVHGLRWTMPVTGALWMGGFLAIVGSPPFGLFVSEFLILKGILQQGQWLVAALYLLALAIIFVGMSVAVLRMFQGTRPTDMPECPRESALSVLPPMTLGLGVLLLGFWMPDGVEKLLRAGAALIGG
- a CDS encoding respiratory chain complex I subunit 1 family protein, whose amino-acid sequence is MSDLAFYCFQYALALLLAPLLPGIIARVKAKVAGRHGKPVLQLYFDIVKGLRKGEVISHVTTPVFTLGPVVGLATVLCALALLPLGGMASPLRFSGDFLLAAYLLGLGRFLTMLAALDTGSSFEGMGASREAAFSALSEPVLFLCLLTLVGVGSALGMHDALSLSGMLGGRPAHEWLLGRAELLLVPMVFFVLLLVENSRIPVDDPTTHLELTMIHEVMILDHSGPSLSFIEYGAALKLWFFAALPAGILVPDLPLWQQSLCWLACIFAVAVLVGIVESVMARLRMQKVPVLLGGAAVLSALALILTQVR
- a CDS encoding proton-conducting transporter membrane subunit; its protein translation is MFLILLALCVLAVSAAGLGLLAFARPTPATTRLADLSGPLGAACGCALGMAGLFTDSWTDSLLWTQAWGLPVGSLSLGLDALSRVFLLPVFGLGFVCACAGGISLRHTRASEHNLAAHWLFYLLLVLGMAVVMMARDAVLFLLAWEVMSLSPFFLIDFNDSDRNVRDASWVYLVAAHLGAVLLLAFFGLLWQNAGDTAFAVLPLREGPAVPLASVLFVLSLLGFGAKAGIAPMHVWLPEAHPAAPSHISALLSGAMINAGLYGIIRSCEFVAPLSAAPAWWGWLALFLGLGTALMGILKALAQSNLKRLLAYSSVENMGLMLMGVGAWLIGSHSGNSWIGTLGLAGAMFHMLNHSAFKGLLFLTAGEVLHATGTVRMDLLGGLQQRMPLVGAAFGIGAVSIACFPPFNGFAGEFVLALSLLDGSSLPGVEQQLGLLMALVVLGLVSGLAAATYAKAYGITFLGAPRSRCVEEAHRPRPRDLWPLAIPAFLCVAGGLASGHCFRWLISTVNAPLPDPAAGQQVMLRVADMLGTVSLVGMVLLALVAALWLLRKACIAGRLRREETWGCGYRYGTARVQYTDASFSEPLGRLFGGAMGLKVHQELDGRYFPGKASVAISAPDRLRTGLFTPLFEGVEKLCNMCKILQHGKIHLYILYILATLVALLAWGLHA